Proteins from one Listeria weihenstephanensis genomic window:
- a CDS encoding putative DNA-binding protein produces the protein MFEKTTRMNFLIDIYDSLLTEKQKSYVSLYYLEDLSLGEIAEEYEVSRQAVYDNIKRTEAVLENYEQKLGILKQYQAREDLVELLEKRLIEKNVVDNEVAGLLQQLKNMD, from the coding sequence ATGTTTGAGAAAACGACGCGTATGAATTTTTTAATTGACATCTATGATTCGCTCTTGACGGAGAAGCAGAAGTCCTATGTTTCACTTTATTATTTGGAGGATTTGTCGCTTGGGGAAATTGCTGAGGAGTATGAGGTGAGTCGGCAGGCGGTATATGATAATATTAAGCGTACGGAAGCTGTGCTTGAGAATTATGAACAGAAGTTAGGTATTTTAAAGCAGTATCAGGCGCGGGAAGATTTGGTGGAATTGCTTGAGAAACGCTTGATCGAAAAAAATGTAGTAGATAATGAAGTGGCGGGTCTACTTCAACAACTTAAAAATATGGATTAG
- a CDS encoding YlqD family protein: MKIIQKVTVMQVLTEKSKLKLVQFYIDQRQKLQKESDQLHFEQKKMERKSKFNQESVTSYFAKEIDMRHEKVKLIEFQAEQLEMLPLGSEIKEQELEAILDVSVGDSWNENIFAKTIVVKDDIIVEIR, from the coding sequence ATGAAAATTATCCAAAAAGTGACTGTAATGCAAGTGTTAACGGAAAAAAGTAAGCTGAAATTGGTGCAATTCTATATTGATCAGCGACAAAAATTGCAAAAAGAAAGTGATCAACTCCATTTTGAACAAAAAAAGATGGAACGTAAAAGTAAATTTAATCAGGAATCCGTGACTAGTTATTTTGCGAAAGAAATTGATATGCGTCATGAAAAAGTGAAGTTGATTGAGTTTCAAGCGGAACAACTCGAAATGTTGCCACTTGGAAGTGAGATTAAAGAACAAGAATTAGAAGCTATTCTTGATGTTTCTGTTGGGGATTCGTGGAATGAGAACATTTTTGCGAAGACAATTGTAGTGAAAGACGATATTATAGTAGAAATACGCTAG
- a CDS encoding poly(glycerol-phosphate) alpha-glucosyltransferase — protein MIFNTALEEIKGNVKRMTGDLPNYNLNGEWKAFLSIDHQTKRATVINYSNASLDYIFTQIKKVLEKNNTKTFKVDIAYDFRKIIFEEWNKKALHTRKNYCRSGISFDKGFQTALMEQEINGNAMIQPGESGLALNLENLNRYLLQADKCRRKFEIEVDSELILFETLGFYFDGEKIIKLYSEGLNNGRRILDSMDTPEVERVIHQSGSYLANQVATSGEFVYGYFACFDKKIKHYNSLRHASSTYSMVEAFEVSRDATIITAAKRALQFLAVDLIRETEDRAYVVERDSNEIKLGANAAAILAFTKYMKVTETNDYTALCTKLARTICDLQQENGQFVHVLSYPSLEVKDPFRIIYYDGEAVFALLRLYEIDANQDWLDAAVQAFDHFIAKKYWKNHDHWLSYCTNEITKYLPEDRYFKFGLKNGFGRLEFMYERETAFPTFLELTVATHDMCNRMDELGKSALLAGYDREQLERTIDKRADHQLNSFFYPELAMYFKNPARIENSFFIRHHSFRVRIDDVEHNISGYCRYLNRMKAGFLEKNKEKMQL, from the coding sequence ATGATTTTTAACACGGCACTTGAAGAAATAAAAGGAAATGTTAAAAGGATGACTGGAGATTTACCAAATTATAATTTAAATGGAGAATGGAAGGCCTTTTTATCTATAGATCATCAAACAAAGCGCGCTACTGTTATTAATTATTCAAATGCTTCGTTAGATTATATTTTTACGCAAATAAAAAAAGTGCTGGAAAAAAATAATACGAAGACGTTTAAAGTGGATATTGCTTACGATTTCAGGAAGATTATTTTTGAGGAATGGAATAAAAAAGCGCTACATACAAGAAAGAACTATTGTCGCTCAGGGATTTCATTTGATAAGGGTTTTCAAACGGCGCTTATGGAACAAGAAATCAATGGAAATGCGATGATTCAGCCAGGAGAATCAGGTCTGGCGTTAAATTTAGAGAATTTGAATAGGTACTTATTACAAGCTGATAAGTGCCGCAGAAAATTTGAAATAGAAGTGGATTCAGAATTGATTTTATTTGAAACGCTAGGTTTTTATTTTGATGGAGAAAAGATTATCAAACTTTATAGTGAGGGATTAAACAATGGGCGCCGGATACTAGATTCGATGGATACACCTGAGGTTGAGAGGGTTATTCATCAATCGGGTAGTTATTTAGCAAATCAAGTAGCTACTAGCGGCGAATTTGTCTATGGCTATTTTGCTTGTTTTGATAAAAAAATTAAACACTATAACAGCTTGCGTCACGCCAGTTCAACGTATTCGATGGTCGAGGCGTTTGAGGTTTCGCGAGATGCTACAATCATTACAGCTGCTAAACGCGCGTTGCAATTTCTAGCTGTGGATCTAATTCGAGAAACGGAAGACCGAGCTTATGTGGTCGAGCGTGATTCCAATGAAATCAAACTTGGTGCCAATGCGGCGGCTATTCTAGCTTTCACAAAATACATGAAAGTGACTGAAACAAACGATTATACAGCGCTATGCACAAAGCTGGCGCGCACAATTTGCGATCTACAGCAGGAGAACGGGCAATTTGTTCATGTTTTATCCTATCCTTCTCTGGAAGTAAAAGATCCGTTTCGAATTATTTATTATGACGGAGAGGCTGTATTTGCACTCTTGAGGTTATACGAAATCGATGCAAATCAAGATTGGCTAGATGCTGCGGTACAAGCTTTTGACCATTTTATCGCAAAAAAATATTGGAAAAATCACGATCATTGGTTGAGCTATTGCACGAATGAAATTACGAAATATTTGCCAGAGGATCGCTATTTTAAATTTGGGCTCAAAAATGGGTTTGGACGTTTAGAATTTATGTATGAACGAGAAACCGCATTTCCTACTTTTTTAGAGTTGACCGTCGCGACACATGATATGTGCAACCGCATGGATGAGCTGGGAAAATCCGCATTACTAGCAGGATATGATCGCGAACAATTGGAACGGACAATTGATAAACGAGCGGATCATCAGTTAAATAGTTTTTTCTACCCCGAATTAGCAATGTACTTTAAAAATCCAGCCCGAATTGAGAACAGTTTCTTCATTCGCCACCACTCCTTCCGCGTGCGAATTGATGATGTGGAGCACAATATATCAGGTTATTGTCGGTATTTAAACAGAATGAAAGCAGGTTTTCTCGAAAAAAATAAAGAAAAAATGCAGCTGTAA
- a CDS encoding KH domain-containing protein, which produces MEDLILTIVKPLVDHQDDVVISVEESATSLLYKLSVNKDDMGRVIGKQGRIAKSIRTLVYATGSRNEKKVRLEIIE; this is translated from the coding sequence ATGGAGGATTTAATTCTAACCATCGTAAAGCCACTCGTGGATCATCAAGATGACGTTGTTATCTCGGTAGAAGAGAGTGCTACAAGCCTTCTTTATAAGTTATCAGTAAACAAAGATGATATGGGCCGTGTCATAGGCAAGCAAGGACGAATCGCGAAATCGATTCGTACACTTGTCTATGCTACTGGATCTCGTAATGAGAAGAAAGTACGTCTTGAAATCATTGAATGA
- the rpsP gene encoding 30S ribosomal protein S16, protein MAVKIRLKRMGSNKKPFYRIQVADSRSPRDGRSIETVGTYNPLLNPAEVKIDEEAVLKWLHNGAKPSDTVRNLLSKEGIMEKFHNSKLGK, encoded by the coding sequence ATGGCAGTTAAAATTCGTTTAAAACGTATGGGTTCTAATAAGAAACCTTTCTACCGTATTCAAGTAGCAGATTCTCGTTCTCCTCGTGATGGCCGTTCAATCGAAACAGTGGGTACATACAATCCACTACTCAATCCGGCAGAAGTGAAGATCGACGAAGAAGCAGTTTTGAAATGGTTGCATAACGGTGCGAAACCATCTGACACAGTTCGTAACTTGTTGTCAAAAGAAGGCATTATGGAAAAATTCCACAATTCAAAACTAGGTAAGTAA
- the trmD gene encoding tRNA (guanosine(37)-N1)-methyltransferase TrmD, whose product MKMDVLSIFPTMFDGMTGNSIVKKTIEKGLVDVSIIDFREYAEGKHQTVDDYPYGGGAGMLLKAQPIFSAVEALRERTPDTRPRIILMDPAGKRFDQKMAEEFSKEEHLIFICGHYEGYDERIREFLVTDEVSIGDYILTGGEIGAMAMMDSVIRLLPGALGNADSAVTDSFSTGLLEHPHYTRPAQFRDMEVPEVLLNGNHKLIEEWRERESLRRTWERRPDLLKNYTLSDQQQKWLEEIQRGVE is encoded by the coding sequence ATGAAAATGGATGTCTTATCGATTTTTCCGACGATGTTTGATGGCATGACTGGAAACTCGATTGTCAAAAAAACAATTGAAAAAGGCCTTGTGGATGTTTCTATTATCGACTTTCGGGAATATGCAGAAGGAAAGCATCAAACGGTAGACGATTACCCTTATGGTGGCGGCGCTGGGATGCTTTTGAAGGCGCAACCGATTTTTTCGGCTGTGGAGGCACTACGGGAAAGAACGCCAGACACGAGGCCGCGTATCATTTTAATGGATCCGGCTGGGAAACGGTTTGACCAAAAAATGGCGGAGGAATTTTCCAAGGAAGAGCATCTTATTTTTATTTGTGGCCATTATGAAGGATACGATGAGCGGATTCGGGAATTTCTGGTGACGGATGAAGTGTCGATTGGCGACTATATATTAACTGGTGGTGAGATCGGGGCAATGGCGATGATGGATAGCGTTATCAGATTGCTCCCAGGGGCGCTTGGAAATGCCGATTCAGCTGTTACGGATTCTTTTTCTACAGGGTTACTCGAGCATCCGCATTACACGAGACCTGCGCAATTTCGCGATATGGAGGTTCCTGAAGTACTTTTAAATGGGAATCATAAGTTGATCGAGGAATGGCGGGAACGTGAATCATTGCGCCGCACATGGGAACGCCGGCCAGACTTACTTAAGAACTATACTTTATCTGATCAGCAACAAAAATGGTTAGAGGAGATACAAAGAGGAGTGGAATAG
- the ftsY gene encoding signal recognition particle-docking protein FtsY — MTFFKKMKDKLTQQTDSVTEKFKDGLSKTRDNFSGKMNELVARYRKVDEEFFEELEELLIQADVGFDTALEVVDQLREEVKLRNIQDPKAVQEVIVEKLVAIYQGEDEELPELNIQATGLTVILFVGVNGVGKTTTIGKLAHHLKSEGKKVLLAAGDTFRAGAIDQLDVWGERVGVDVIKQAEGSDPAAVMYDAVQAAKARGVDVLLCDTAGRLQNKVNLMNELEKVKRVITREVPDAPHEVLLVLDATTGQNAFIQAKQFKEATDVSGIVLTKLDGTAKGGIVIAIRNELHIPVKFVGLGEKMDDLQAFDANEYVYGLFADVIDSAKE, encoded by the coding sequence ATGACATTTTTTAAGAAAATGAAAGATAAATTAACACAGCAAACGGACTCGGTAACAGAGAAATTCAAAGATGGCTTATCTAAAACACGGGACAATTTTTCGGGTAAAATGAATGAACTCGTTGCTCGTTATCGCAAAGTAGATGAGGAATTTTTTGAAGAATTGGAAGAGCTTTTGATCCAAGCGGATGTTGGTTTTGATACGGCGCTTGAAGTTGTGGATCAGTTACGTGAAGAAGTGAAATTGCGCAACATTCAAGATCCAAAAGCGGTACAAGAGGTCATCGTTGAGAAACTTGTGGCGATTTATCAAGGGGAAGACGAGGAATTACCAGAGCTTAATATCCAAGCAACAGGTTTAACGGTGATCTTATTTGTAGGCGTGAACGGTGTCGGTAAAACAACGACGATCGGGAAATTAGCGCATCATTTGAAATCAGAAGGCAAAAAAGTATTGCTTGCGGCGGGCGACACGTTCCGAGCTGGCGCGATTGATCAGCTAGACGTTTGGGGCGAGCGCGTCGGTGTAGACGTTATTAAACAAGCCGAGGGAAGCGATCCTGCGGCGGTGATGTATGACGCGGTTCAGGCTGCGAAAGCGCGCGGTGTGGACGTGCTACTCTGTGATACGGCTGGACGCTTACAGAATAAAGTCAATCTCATGAACGAGCTAGAGAAGGTGAAACGTGTAATCACGCGTGAAGTACCAGATGCTCCGCATGAAGTGTTGCTCGTTCTAGATGCTACGACTGGACAAAATGCGTTTATTCAAGCGAAACAGTTCAAGGAAGCAACAGATGTGAGTGGAATTGTACTGACTAAACTAGATGGCACAGCAAAAGGTGGAATTGTGATTGCGATTCGTAACGAGTTGCATATTCCTGTTAAATTTGTTGGGCTAGGCGAGAAAATGGACGATTTACAAGCTTTTGATGCGAACGAATATGTATATGGTTTATTCGCTGATGTGATCGATAGCGCGAAGGAATAA
- a CDS encoding dihydrofolate reductase family protein has product MRKVVFYGAITLDGYLSDDTNSLTWLFETDTGGETTYEKFIQNIDTVIMGRVTYEEVLKIQGNEPLYADQDVFVFSRDTSTNFQDVQTIHQDPVSFVNQLKEKEGKTIWIVGGGNLLKPLLEANMIDEWWIQITPVMLGKGKRLFEEGDYAERLELVDTTTFGQFVELHYKKISD; this is encoded by the coding sequence ATGAGAAAAGTAGTTTTTTACGGTGCCATCACATTAGACGGTTACCTATCAGACGATACAAACAGCTTAACCTGGCTATTTGAAACAGATACAGGCGGAGAAACAACCTACGAAAAATTCATCCAAAACATCGATACCGTCATAATGGGAAGAGTAACCTACGAAGAAGTTCTAAAAATACAAGGCAACGAACCACTCTATGCAGATCAAGACGTCTTTGTTTTCAGTAGAGACACCTCTACGAACTTTCAAGATGTCCAAACAATACATCAAGATCCCGTTTCCTTCGTCAATCAATTAAAAGAAAAAGAAGGAAAAACAATCTGGATCGTCGGTGGCGGCAACTTATTAAAACCACTTTTAGAAGCAAATATGATCGACGAATGGTGGATTCAAATTACGCCAGTCATGCTCGGCAAAGGAAAACGCCTATTTGAAGAAGGCGACTATGCCGAACGCCTCGAATTGGTCGATACTACTACTTTTGGTCAATTTGTGGAACTACATTACAAGAAAATAAGTGACTGA
- a CDS encoding Lmo1799 family Asp-Ala repeat surface protein, whose amino-acid sequence MKKQQVDYKRRMNSKNKQKAKMLATLFTAATIVASPVTIHYSGLDRSFSLSGTQAEAATISLLGNTTLTPSYVGGKLIIQIKGTQIANIGLLQDYHPYFQLPDELKTLLSNPAIKANSSVAYDIPYLGLFGAQLSNKGTVAGEDLLYDATKGTIGATVANGLGLSLAGSTTFTLTIDLMALGLTALPAGIGDDRLDFAGRVSDGLLDVDLLNSDAARAFIEAPEADADADADADADADADADADADADADADADADADADADADADADADADADADADADADADADADADADADADADADADADADADADADADADADADADADADADADADADADADADADADADADADADADADADADADADADADADADADADADADADADADADADADADADADADADADADADADADADADADADADADADADADADADADADADADADADADADADADADADADADADADADADADADADADADADADADADADADADADADADADADADADADADADADADADADADADADADADADADADADADADADADADADADADADADADADADADADADADADADADADADADADADADADADADADADADADADADADADADADADADADADADADADADADADADADADADADADADADADADADADADADADADADADADADADADADADADADADADADADADADADADADADADADADADADADADADADADADADADADADADADADADADADADADADADADADADADADADADADADADADADADADADADADADADADADADADADADADADADADADADADADADADADADADADADADADADADADADADADADADADADADADADADADADADADADADADADADADADADADADADADADADSDSDGDIDWVGFNVDRPMINPIYAGDKIIKGSTNYGSSSMVSLLREVQAYAAALPAGTTFKLTLKLPDGTVIGNITLNPDGSYSVNVNGHVLKAGDIVTAFLTATRGDQTKTSAVASTQVLPAIDDTDADADADSDSDDDPSTPINTGNAGGGSGSGTGTTGGTVTPINTASGSGGSPTITPISTSTGTSPTTSGSSDSMLPSTGDENSTAAQWFGGGLLLLAGGFLLNLFRRKPQE is encoded by the coding sequence ATGAAAAAACAACAGGTGGATTATAAGCGCAGAATGAATTCGAAAAATAAGCAAAAAGCAAAAATGTTAGCGACTCTGTTTACAGCTGCTACTATTGTGGCTTCACCAGTGACTATTCACTATAGCGGGTTAGATCGTAGTTTTTCATTAAGCGGGACGCAGGCGGAAGCTGCAACGATTAGTTTGCTTGGTAATACGACTTTAACGCCAAGCTATGTTGGAGGCAAGCTGATTATTCAAATTAAGGGGACGCAGATTGCTAACATTGGTTTACTTCAAGATTATCATCCTTATTTTCAACTTCCAGATGAACTAAAGACATTATTGTCAAATCCAGCTATTAAGGCTAATTCAAGTGTTGCGTATGATATACCATACTTGGGTTTGTTTGGGGCGCAATTATCAAATAAAGGTACGGTAGCTGGGGAAGATTTATTATATGATGCCACAAAAGGAACGATAGGCGCGACTGTTGCGAATGGCTTAGGACTCTCGTTAGCTGGATCGACGACATTTACGCTGACCATCGATTTAATGGCTTTGGGATTGACCGCATTACCAGCGGGGATTGGTGATGATAGACTGGACTTTGCTGGGCGTGTTAGTGATGGATTGCTGGATGTGGATTTGTTGAATTCGGATGCGGCTCGTGCGTTTATTGAGGCGCCGGAGGCTGACGCCGATGCCGATGCCGATGCCGATGCCGATGCCGATGCTGACGCGGATGCTGACGCCGATGCAGATGCTGATGCTGACGCCGATGCCGATGCCGATGCCGACGCTGACGCCGATGCCGACGCTGACGCCGATGCCGATGCGGATGCTGACGCCGATGCCGACGCTGACGCCGACGCCGATGCTGACGCCGATGCGGATGCCGATGCCGACGCTGATGCCGATGCGGATGCCGATGCGGATGCTGATGCCGACGCGGATGCTGACGCTGACGCGGATGCCGACGCGGATGCCGATGCGGATGCCGATGCCGATGCTGACGCTGATGCCGATGCGGATGCTGATGCGGATGCGGATGCGGATGCCGACGCTGATGCCGATGCCGACGCCGATGCGGACGCGGATGCCGATGCGGATGCCGACGCTGATGCTGATGCTGATGCTGACGCCGATGCCGACGCTGATGCTGATGCTGATGCTGATGCTGACGCGGATGCGGATGCCGATGCGGATGCCGATGCGGATGCCGACGCAGATGCAGATGCCGACGCCGATGCGGACGCGGATGCCGATGCGGATGCTGATGCTGATGCCGATGCGGATGCTGACGCTGATGCCGATGCTGATGCTGATGCGGATGCGGATGCCGACGCAGATGCCGACGCAGACGCAGATGCAGATGCCGACGCTGACGCTGATGCAGATGCTGACGCCGATGCCGACGCGGATGCTGACGCTGATGCCGATGCGGATGCCGATGCCGATGCGGACGCTGACGCTGATGCCGACGCGGATGCTGATGCCGACGCGGATGCTGACGCCGACGCGGATGCTGACGCCGACGCCGATGCGGATGCTGACGCCGACGCCGACGCCGATGCCGATGCGGATGCCGATGCTGACGCTGATGCCGATGCGGATGCCGATGCTGACGCCGATGCGGATGCCGACGCCGATGCGGATGCCGATGCTGACGCCGATGCGGATGCCGATGCGGATGCCGACGCTGATGCCGACGCTGATGCCGACGCCGATGCCGATGCTGACGCTGATGCGGATGCGGATGCGGATGCCGACGCCGACGCTGATGCCGATGCTGACGCTGATGCCGATGCCGATGCCGACGCTGATGCCGATGCGGATGCCGATGCTGACGCCGATGCCGATGCCGACGCCGACGCCGATGCCGACGCCGACGCTGACGCCGATGCTGACGCCGATGCAGATGCCGACGCTGACGCTGATGCCGATGCGGATGCCGACGCCGATGCCGACGCGGATGCTGATGCCGATGCGGACGCCGATGCGGATGCTGATGCGGATGCCGACGCAGATGCGGATGCTGACGCTGACGCTGACGCTGACGCTGACGCTGACGCGGACGCTGACGCTGACGCTGACGCAGATGCTGACGCCGATGCCGATGCGGACGCAGATGCTGACGCCGATGCCGATGCGGATGCTGACGCTGATGCCGATGCGGATGCCGATGCGGATGCTGACGCTGACGCCGATGCCGACGCTGATGCGGATGCCGACGCTGATGCTGATGCGGATGCTGACGCTGATGCCGACGCCGATGCCGACGCTGATGCGGATGCTGATGCGGATGCTGACGCCGATGCGGATGCCGACGCAGATGCCGATGCGGATGCCGATGCGGATGCTGACGCTGATGCGGATGCCGACGCTGATGCGGATGCTGACGCTGATGCCGATGCGGATGCTGACGCTGACGCTGACGCCGATGCAGACGCTGATGCGGATGCCGACGCTGATGCTGACGCTGACGCGGATGCCGACGCGGATGCCGACGCCGATGCTGACGCCGATGCTGACGCTGACGCTGATGCGGATGCCGACGCGGATGCCGACGCGGATGCCGACGCCGATGCTGACGCTGATGCCGATGCGGATGCTGACGCGGATGCCGATGCGGATGCCGACGCCGATGCCGACGCTGATGCGGATGCGGATGCTGACGCCGATGCGGATGCGGATGCTGATGCCGACGCCGATGCTGACGCCGACGCGGATGCCGATGCAGACTCAGATTCAGACGGAGACATTGATTGGGTAGGCTTTAATGTGGATCGTCCAATGATTAATCCTATCTATGCAGGGGATAAAATCATTAAAGGTAGCACTAATTATGGAAGCAGTAGCATGGTAAGTTTACTGCGTGAAGTCCAAGCTTATGCGGCTGCGCTTCCTGCTGGGACAACTTTTAAATTGACGTTAAAACTCCCTGATGGCACTGTGATCGGTAATATTACCTTGAATCCAGATGGAAGTTATTCTGTTAATGTTAATGGTCATGTACTAAAAGCTGGCGATATCGTTACCGCATTCCTTACTGCTACACGAGGAGACCAAACGAAAACCAGTGCAGTTGCTTCAACGCAAGTACTACCAGCAATCGATGATACGGATGCTGATGCCGATGCTGACTCTGACTCCGACGACGATCCAAGCACACCGATTAATACGGGAAATGCTGGCGGTGGCTCAGGCTCAGGTACTGGAACAACGGGTGGAACTGTTACGCCAATCAATACTGCATCTGGCTCGGGTGGTAGTCCAACCATAACGCCAATCAGTACTTCTACTGGTACTAGTCCTACTACTAGCGGCTCCTCAGATTCGATGTTACCGTCCACTGGTGATGAAAACTCGACCGCCGCTCAATGGTTTGGTGGAGGATTGTTACTCTTGGCTGGTGGCTTCTTATTGAATCTATTTAGAAGAAAACCACAGGAATAA
- the rimM gene encoding ribosome maturation factor RimM (Essential for efficient processing of 16S rRNA), whose translation MFNVGKIVNTHGLMGEVRVISLTDFADERFVPGNELFLFAKDSKKPEKLVIKTHRKHKNFDLLTFEGIIGINNVERMRDGLLKVPESQLGDLGEHEFYFHEIIGCEVYTEEGELLGTISDILTPGANDVWVVQMKGQKDKLVPYIADVVQSVNVSDKKITISVMEGLFD comes from the coding sequence ATGTTTAATGTTGGAAAAATAGTAAATACACACGGTTTAATGGGAGAAGTACGCGTTATTTCGCTGACTGATTTTGCGGATGAGCGGTTTGTGCCTGGAAATGAATTATTTTTATTTGCGAAAGATAGTAAGAAACCGGAAAAATTGGTGATTAAAACGCACCGGAAACATAAAAACTTTGATTTGTTAACATTCGAGGGGATCATTGGTATTAATAACGTAGAGAGAATGCGTGATGGTCTACTTAAAGTTCCAGAATCTCAATTAGGAGACTTGGGTGAGCATGAATTTTATTTTCACGAAATTATCGGGTGCGAAGTTTACACAGAAGAGGGCGAACTTTTGGGAACCATCAGTGATATTTTGACGCCTGGTGCGAATGATGTTTGGGTTGTACAAATGAAGGGTCAAAAAGACAAGCTTGTGCCTTATATCGCGGATGTTGTGCAATCAGTCAATGTTTCGGATAAAAAAATCACGATTTCTGTCATGGAAGGATTGTTTGACTAA
- the ffh gene encoding signal recognition particle protein — protein sequence MAFEGLAGRLQETMNKIRGKGKVNEADVKEMMREVRLALLEADVNFKVVKQFIKTVSERAVGSEVMKSLTPGQQVIKIVQEELTTLMGGEESKIAVADKPPTVVMMVGLQGAGKTTTTGKLANLLRKKYNRKPLLVAADIYRPAAIKQLETLGNQLDMPVFSLGDQVSPVEIAKQAIAKAKEDHLDYVLIDTAGRLHIDTELMDELVAVKEIANPSEILLVVDSMTGQDAVNVAESFNSQLDITGVVLTKLDGDTRGGAALSIRSVTQKPIKFVGMGEKMEALESFHPDRMASRILGMGDVLSLIEKAQVTVDEDKARELEQKVKDMSMTLDDFLEQLQQVRQMGPLDELLKMMPGANKMKGLDNMNVDEKQLTHIEAIIKSMTKAEKDHPDIINANRRKRIARGSGRPIQEVNRLLKQFNEMKKMMKQMSGVGGKGKKKRGGGMGNFKLPF from the coding sequence ATGGCATTTGAAGGATTAGCTGGCCGTTTACAAGAAACGATGAACAAAATCCGCGGAAAAGGGAAAGTGAATGAGGCGGATGTAAAAGAAATGATGCGTGAGGTGCGACTCGCTTTACTAGAGGCGGATGTTAACTTTAAAGTCGTGAAGCAATTCATTAAAACAGTGAGTGAGCGCGCGGTTGGTAGTGAGGTCATGAAGAGCTTAACGCCAGGTCAACAGGTCATTAAAATTGTGCAAGAAGAGCTGACAACGTTGATGGGTGGCGAGGAAAGTAAGATTGCTGTCGCTGATAAACCGCCAACTGTTGTCATGATGGTTGGTCTGCAAGGTGCTGGTAAAACAACAACGACTGGTAAACTTGCAAACTTACTACGTAAAAAATACAATCGTAAACCACTTCTCGTAGCGGCGGATATTTATCGTCCAGCGGCGATTAAACAATTGGAAACGTTGGGAAATCAGCTGGATATGCCAGTCTTTTCTTTAGGCGATCAAGTGAGTCCTGTCGAAATTGCGAAACAGGCGATTGCGAAGGCGAAAGAGGATCATCTAGATTATGTGTTGATTGATACGGCGGGTCGTCTGCATATTGATACGGAATTAATGGATGAATTGGTAGCTGTGAAAGAAATAGCTAATCCGTCTGAAATTTTACTCGTTGTCGATTCGATGACAGGGCAAGATGCTGTGAATGTAGCGGAGAGCTTCAATTCCCAACTAGATATTACGGGCGTTGTGCTGACAAAATTAGATGGTGATACTCGTGGTGGTGCGGCGCTTTCTATCCGTTCTGTGACACAAAAACCGATCAAATTTGTTGGTATGGGTGAAAAAATGGAGGCACTTGAAAGTTTCCATCCGGATCGCATGGCATCGCGTATTCTTGGTATGGGAGATGTGCTTTCACTCATTGAAAAGGCGCAGGTTACTGTCGATGAGGATAAAGCGCGCGAATTGGAACAAAAAGTGAAAGATATGTCCATGACGCTGGACGATTTTTTGGAGCAGTTACAACAAGTACGCCAAATGGGGCCGCTTGATGAACTTTTGAAAATGATGCCAGGTGCTAATAAAATGAAAGGTCTCGATAATATGAATGTCGATGAAAAGCAATTGACGCATATTGAGGCGATCATTAAATCGATGACTAAGGCTGAGAAAGATCATCCAGATATTATTAACGCGAATAGACGGAAACGAATTGCGCGAGGTTCTGGTCGTCCAATTCAAGAAGTCAATCGTTTGTTAAAGCAATTTAATGAGATGAAGAAAATGATGAAACAAATGTCTGGTGTAGGTGGTAAGGGCAAGAAGAAACGTGGTGGCGGTATGGGAAACTTTAAATTACCGTTTTAA